The region AGACATTAAATCACCAAACTGTACTAACCATCCTGGTAGACATTTTGGGCAATCTGGACATTTATCTTTTGCCATAAAATTTTTATTCTACCCTTCCACTTCAACTAAAATAGAGTTTAATTGCATTTTTATATTACCAATTGATTCTTCTGCTGCAATCATTGAAGCACCAATAATAATAACCTCATATGCATCTACTTCTTTTTTATGTTTTTGTGTTAATTTACTCTCTATTAATCCTGCAAATAAAGTACCTAATAAAGCACCGTACATTGTAGTAAGTAAGGCAACAGCCATTGCTGGTCCAACTGATGCTGGATCAGATAAGTTTGCAAGCATAGCAACAAGTCCTACAAGTGTCCCAATCATACCCATAGAACCTGCTGTTCCACCCATATTTCCAAACATTCCTATCATTGTAGTATGTCTTTTATCAATATACTCTAATTTTGTTTCCAGTAGTGGTTTTAAAGTCTCAGCTTTTGTACCATCAACTAAAAGTTGGAATGCCTCTTTAAAAAAAGCATTTTTTTCTTCTAATACTTTTTGTTCAATATGCATAACACCATGTTTTTTAATCTCTGTTGCATAAAATGTGATTTTTTCAACTAATTCAGGTAAAGGTTCAACTTTTGATTCATTCATTGCAATTTTCATTGCTGGAGTTAATCTTTTTAAATCACTAGCTTCAAATTGTCCAGCAGTTACAGCTATTGTACCACCAAATACAATAACAACTGAAGGGACATCAATATAAGGCCCAAAACCAACCCCACCTAAAATAATTGCAAGAGCGATAAGCGCCCAACCTGCGGCTAAACCACCTACTGTACTTTTATCCATTTGTTACAATCCTATATGACTAAGTTTGGCAGAGTCATTTCCAATATTTTTTATTTTAAGACCAAATTTTCCTTCTACAATTACTGCTTCGCCCTCACCTATTTTTACACCATTTACTAAAATATCCAAAGGTTCATTTACCATTTGTTCTAATTCAATAATCTCACCAATATCCCATCTTAAAATATCTTTTAAAAGAAAATTTTTAGTTCCTAGTCTAACACTAAGTTTTAATTTAATATCAAATAAAAGCTGTAAATTTTGAGCTGCATCTTCAGATAATAAAGAACTAATGCCCATTTGAGAACTTGAACTTACACTAGAAGCAGGTGCACTATTTGAAGCTTGTGGTATACTTGGTTGAATTATAGCTGTTTCTTGTCCAGCGCCACCTGTTATTTCATTAAAATAAGGCAAGGCTAAATCATCAAAAGAGATAAAAATAGGAAGTTTTTCTCCATCCATAGTTAAATCAAAAAAGTAACCGTGAGGAACAGAATCTAGACTTTTACAATCTTTTATTGAAGAGTTTACTACTTCAGATTTTATGGAGCTTATATCAGGAAAGCCTTGTGCATTTACAGTTGTACATAAACTTCCACATACATTTGAGATAATTTCATTTACAGCATCAATAATTTCATCATCAATATGTTCTTTTAAATCACCCATCCCACCTAACATAAAGAATTCAAACTTTGTTGCTGTTATTGTAGGAATAAAAAAACTCCAACTTGATGAGATATCTGCAAAATCAAATTTTACAGCTATGTCTATACATTGTGAATCATCTAAACTATCTACATCCAACTTACTTACAGAATCAATTGAGACACTTTTTGAAAGAAGTTGTTCTAGTGTATTAGCTAATTCATCTTTTAAAAAACTTGATAAATCAGATGCCAAAAACTAACCCTTTGAAATATATTTTATTTATTATTTTGTTCTTTTTGTGCTTTTTCCATTTCACTTAATAACTGAGCTTTAACTCTCATCATATCTTCTGTAGGATATTTATACTCAGTATCACCTCTAGTAACTTTAACAAAAAGATCTTTAGAATTTTTATTGTAACCAAATTGTACATTATCTAAAATAACTTCATTTATTTCACTATCTTGAGTAGAACCGATAATTTTTTTGTGCTGCTCATTGTCAATAATTTTTTCTTTATTATCAACCTCTTTAATAGATTTAACTTTTTCTATATTATTGACTTTTGCATTATCAATTTCCGCAACTTTACCTAATTCCATGATACCCTCCTTATGAAAGCATAGAGTTTACTTATTATAGCAAAAAAAAATTAAATATGAATGGAAATATAAAAAAATAAGAAAAATAATGATTCTTAACTATAAAGATTCCAGTAATAAATCAAAATTTATTAGTCTAAAGTCAATTAGATCATCTAAATATGGTTGATAAAAATATTGACTAAGACTTGAAAGTTTTAACTCTTGAACTAATTGAACACCAGTTAAAAAGTCTGCACTTGGATCTTTTAATATAGCTTTTATAAGAGATATTTGTAATGAAGCATCATTATATCTTCCAGCTTCTAATAATGCAGCAACAATTAAATACATAGTGTATTTGTCCTCAAGTTTGTATTTTTTTTGAAGGGATTCTAATATTTTTAATGTCTCTTTTGGATTATGATCATGTAATTCTCTTAAAGCTTTTGTACGTAAATATGAAGGACTTTTTTGTTTACTATCAACACTTAAATCAGCTTTGTAAAACAATCCAATAGCTTTTAATAAATCAATATAATATTTTGTAATTACCAAAGGACCTTCTAAAAAATTATTATTAATTTTTAAAGGAGTATTATCTTGTAATCTTGAAAAATACATATAATCATTTTCCCCTTCTTTTCTCATTGCTAATTTCATCAAATAAACTAAAGGATCTTTATAATTTTCTACAAACAATTGATTATCTAAACTTAAAGTATTATTTTCCATATCAACTAAAAAATTTATACTTCTAAAAAATACTGTATCTCTATAATTCAAAGGTTCAAACTCTACATTATATTTTTCATCAATAAAATTTTTATATAAGATTTGACCAAAATATTTATACATTCCATCTTTTGATTTTATATTTTGTTCCATATATGCCAAATCTTTTATTTTTTCATTAATTCTATTTGCAGATATTATTGTCATAACTGCATATAATTTATTACCAGGATTTAATTTATACGCTTTAGAGAAATTTTTATAAGCATTATGAAAATCGTTTATTTGTGCATAACATAAAGCTAAATTGTAATATACATATGAATTAGAGTCATCTTTAATAATATTTTTTAATTTTGTTACTCTAATAATAGGATCTTCTTTTATTATTTCTATAAATTTTGCATTATATTTAACCATATCTTCTAAGCTTTGAACATTTTGTTTATTTTTAAAAATAAACCCCTTTGAGATATCATACATAATCTCTTCATAATCAGAAAAAATAAATGGTGCAAAATAAAAAATAAAATCAACTTTTCTCTCATAGTTAAATTTTGTTATAGATTTCAAATACTCTTTTGTTGTATATTTATGTTTATTAAAAAATATTTCTAAAGGATAATCTAGATTTGATTTAAAGTACTCTTTTACCTCTCTTATCTCGTCTAAATGCTCTTTTAATTTTGTTAATTCATTTGATTTTAAATCTCTAAAAACCATTAACCAAAGTATTAAATTCTTTTTCTCTTGATTTAAAGTAGTATTTTTCTCTTTTTCTAAATGTCGTTCAGCATTAACAAAGTCTTGTAACTTCATATATAACATCGCTTTTTTTAATTCCATAGGGAATTCCATAGAATTAAGAATATCTAAGGCTTTTTCATAATCTTTAAGAATAATCAGCGTGTCAGATAATAATCTTTTTGAATGTTCAGTTAAATCTCTATATTTTCTAGTAACATCAACAATTGTTTCTAAATACTTTCTATCTTTTTCTATTTGATAAAGATAGAAACATGCAGAAATATACGAATAAGTATTAGTAGAAGCTGCCTCTTTATATTCATATATATTATTTAAATATAAACTTGCATTTTCTATTTGATTCATCTTATAATAGGCAATTCCAATATTTAAAAAAGAAGGAATTTTAAGTATTTGAGAAGTTTTTTTAAATATTTTTATAGCTTTTAAGTACTCTTCTCTTTCTAAAAGTAAAATTGCTTTATTAAAATCTACTTGCAATTTAAATTTTTCTTGAGACTCTTTTATTTTATCATATTTAAAAAGTATTTCTGGTTGAGAATCAATAGCATCTTGTTGGGCATAAATATTTGTTGAAAAAAAAGAAAAACTAAAAAGAAATAATATTATTAATTTCAATTTACTATTAAACCATTGTATTAACTTGTGCATAAAGCTCTTCTGCTCTTTTTTCTAATGACTCTAATTCATGTTTTAATTCAGTATTTTCAAGTCTTAGTTTTTGTAAATCATCCCTTGCTACTCTTAAATTATCTTGATTACTTTTAAGTGTACCAGCACTCACTTGAACTTGTTTTTCATATCTGTCAATAATAGTTTGAAGTCTTTTATTTTCTTCTTCTATAATATCTTTTTCTTCATTCACTTTTCTATATAAAGATTTATAAACATTTGTACTTGAGAAAAAATATAAAAGTAATACACCAATAATAACTACAAGTAAAAAATTATCCAAACTTTTCCTTTTCTAAATAAAATATTTCAATAATTTTTTGTTTTATAACATATTTTCTTCGAAAAAATATCTTACAACATTATCAGAATCCATAGCTTCTTGTACTCTTACAGCAAGTTTTTCATCCATAACTATAATATCACCTGTACCAATGATTCTTTTATTTACATAGATGTCTCCACCTGTTCCAGCAGGTTTATTTAATGAAATTATATCTCCAGAACTTAAATCAAGAAACTCTTTAATTGTGATGTTTGTACTACCTAACATTACATCCACAACTATCTGTGTATCTACTAATAAATCATAATCTCGTTCAGTAATTTCCATATTAAACACTCTATCTAAATTTTTTTCATTATATCATAACAAAACGTTATTTAAAATTATTTTTATAATTGAAATAATAATTACCTATTATAAAACTAAGTCTAATGATTCTAACATTGTACTTACTTTTGCTTCAATATTTCCATCAAAATTTCCTAAATCACTGGCTATAACAACTCCACCTGCTGTTACATTTACATCTTCAACTAATTGAATAAAATTTTCTAAATTTAATTCATTTTTTAATATTTCATAATCTTTTGGATTTAGATGTATTTTGACTTTTGATGCATTTTTAATCTTATCTAAAAGATGTATTATAGTCTCTTTCGCAATTTTTGCTGAATTTTCACCTATTTCAATAGAGATAATTTTTTGAGCAATTGAAATAGATGTTTTTAAAAGTTTAGATTCCATTTGAAAAGTAGCTTGTTCAAAAAAGTTTGCATAATGTTTTAAATCTTTAATTGCTTGAACAACTTGTGCATCAATCTCTTTTCCTGTCAAACCACCATTTTCAATATTAGTAATTTTCTGATTCATTTGATTTATTTGTGAAGATAAAGCTCTAACTTCATTTAATAAAGGATCAATATTTCCATTTATCTCTCTATCATTTAATACTGGTTGACCAGGAGCTACAAGATTGTCATCATTCACACTATTTTGAATAAATGTGCCTAATTGATAATTTTCAACGCTATCATTATTATTTACTATTTTAGCAGTTGAATAGACATTATTTTTTTCCATTATTGTTCATCCATATCTCTGTCAATTACACCCTCTTCAATCATTTTTTGGGCTACATCTAACATTTTTCTTTGAGCTGCTTCAATATCTTTTATTTTAACTTTTGTAAGCATTTCAAACTCTTCTTTAAATCTATCACTTGCTCTTGAAGACATTGAACTTGTTACTTTTAACATATCCTCTTCTGTTGCATTTTTCATTGCCACGGCAACATCTGCTGTATCTACATTTTGTAAGATTTTCATAATATATTCTGGGTCTAAATTTAATAAATCCTCAAATACAAACATATTTTCTTTAATTTTTGTTGCAAGAGAAGTATCAACCCCATTGATATTTTTTAATATATCTTGAGATCTAGGTCCCAATCTATTTAACATATCAGCTACAACTTTT is a window of Halarcobacter sp. DNA encoding:
- a CDS encoding MotA/TolQ/ExbB proton channel family protein, translated to MDKSTVGGLAAGWALIALAIILGGVGFGPYIDVPSVVIVFGGTIAVTAGQFEASDLKRLTPAMKIAMNESKVEPLPELVEKITFYATEIKKHGVMHIEQKVLEEKNAFFKEAFQLLVDGTKAETLKPLLETKLEYIDKRHTTMIGMFGNMGGTAGSMGMIGTLVGLVAMLANLSDPASVGPAMAVALLTTMYGALLGTLFAGLIESKLTQKHKKEVDAYEVIIIGASMIAAEESIGNIKMQLNSILVEVEG
- a CDS encoding FliM/FliN family flagellar motor switch protein, with product MASDLSSFLKDELANTLEQLLSKSVSIDSVSKLDVDSLDDSQCIDIAVKFDFADISSSWSFFIPTITATKFEFFMLGGMGDLKEHIDDEIIDAVNEIISNVCGSLCTTVNAQGFPDISSIKSEVVNSSIKDCKSLDSVPHGYFFDLTMDGEKLPIFISFDDLALPYFNEITGGAGQETAIIQPSIPQASNSAPASSVSSSSQMGISSLLSEDAAQNLQLLFDIKLKLSVRLGTKNFLLKDILRWDIGEIIELEQMVNEPLDILVNGVKIGEGEAVIVEGKFGLKIKNIGNDSAKLSHIGL
- a CDS encoding flagellin, with protein sequence MELGKVAEIDNAKVNNIEKVKSIKEVDNKEKIIDNEQHKKIIGSTQDSEINEVILDNVQFGYNKNSKDLFVKVTRGDTEYKYPTEDMMRVKAQLLSEMEKAQKEQNNK
- a CDS encoding tetratricopeptide repeat protein; the protein is MHKLIQWFNSKLKLIILFLFSFSFFSTNIYAQQDAIDSQPEILFKYDKIKESQEKFKLQVDFNKAILLLEREEYLKAIKIFKKTSQILKIPSFLNIGIAYYKMNQIENASLYLNNIYEYKEAASTNTYSYISACFYLYQIEKDRKYLETIVDVTRKYRDLTEHSKRLLSDTLIILKDYEKALDILNSMEFPMELKKAMLYMKLQDFVNAERHLEKEKNTTLNQEKKNLILWLMVFRDLKSNELTKLKEHLDEIREVKEYFKSNLDYPLEIFFNKHKYTTKEYLKSITKFNYERKVDFIFYFAPFIFSDYEEIMYDISKGFIFKNKQNVQSLEDMVKYNAKFIEIIKEDPIIRVTKLKNIIKDDSNSYVYYNLALCYAQINDFHNAYKNFSKAYKLNPGNKLYAVMTIISANRINEKIKDLAYMEQNIKSKDGMYKYFGQILYKNFIDEKYNVEFEPLNYRDTVFFRSINFLVDMENNTLSLDNQLFVENYKDPLVYLMKLAMRKEGENDYMYFSRLQDNTPLKINNNFLEGPLVITKYYIDLLKAIGLFYKADLSVDSKQKSPSYLRTKALRELHDHNPKETLKILESLQKKYKLEDKYTMYLIVAALLEAGRYNDASLQISLIKAILKDPSADFLTGVQLVQELKLSSLSQYFYQPYLDDLIDFRLINFDLLLESL
- a CDS encoding FliM/FliN family flagellar motor switch protein; its protein translation is MEITERDYDLLVDTQIVVDVMLGSTNITIKEFLDLSSGDIISLNKPAGTGGDIYVNKRIIGTGDIIVMDEKLAVRVQEAMDSDNVVRYFFEENML
- a CDS encoding FliH/SctL family protein, with translation MEKNNVYSTAKIVNNNDSVENYQLGTFIQNSVNDDNLVAPGQPVLNDREINGNIDPLLNEVRALSSQINQMNQKITNIENGGLTGKEIDAQVVQAIKDLKHYANFFEQATFQMESKLLKTSISIAQKIISIEIGENSAKIAKETIIHLLDKIKNASKVKIHLNPKDYEILKNELNLENFIQLVEDVNVTAGGVVIASDLGNFDGNIEAKVSTMLESLDLVL